GTGATTAACTTTGTCTACCATCATGGAGTGGTGAATGGTGATTAACATTTGCAATCATAGATCATATTTAGacaattttaattttccaatagCGATGATATCAACAATAACGACGACCTATAAATGGAACATCGATTGCATGCCTACATTAGCTTAAAAAAGGTAAACTGCAACTTAGAATATCTCAATATATGATCATCTATACCAAAAGCAAGCAGCAAAAGAAAACTTGGAGATACAACCAGAATACAGTATTACAAATTGATGTGATGAAACTTGGAACTTGGACAGAACCAAAAACGAAATCAAACAAGAGAAGTCCAACAAGAagatgaaaaataaagaaaacaatgcaACAGAAATCAGAAAGACGCTGCTCCAACATTTATTTAGGAAAGATAGGTCTCACAACGGAGGCATTTCAAGCCAATTCAGATTGGGTTGTTCTTTTGCCACCTTGATTTTCTCTCTGGCTATGAAGAGTTCCCACaaatctttcttctcttcatcaCAAATCACTTTCTCTAACTGCACGTCAAGAACCGACACTGATACAGGCAACTCGTCCAATCTTAAGCATTGTCCTACATTGATCATTCTTAAACTGCTCATCTTATCAATGTCTTTGGGCAACTCCTTAATAGTGAAACAATTATACATGTCAAGACGGTACAACTTAGTGAGTCTCTCAATCGAGACCGGAAGCCTTTCCAAGTCTGTACAGGACCTTAGTCTCAATACTTCCAAATTCTTCAGCTTTCCAATCTCTTCAGGCAAGGCAGATAGCTTATGGCAGTTGGTGATACTAAGAATCTCCATATGAACAAGATCACAGAGCTCGGCAGGCAGTTCCCTCAAATCATGGCAATAATCAATATTCATTTCCTTTAGACCTGGCCAGGCATCTGAAATTTTGATGGAACAATTACAGAAAGCTTGACCAATGTTACACATGTATAAAGATATCTTCTTTAGACTCTTCAATGGTACGAAGTTCTTGGTTATGGAATGAATTGAAATGCGCTCTAATCTGATTCTCTTCAGATTTGATAATGATTTCAGAAGATGAAAATTACTCAATTCAGTAGGTAATGAACCATAGTTTGTGACTATTAGAGCCTTCAGTTTGTCAAATTTCTGCGCAAATTCAGGTACGGCATTGTTCTCTGTCGTAAAATTCAAAACTAGAACCTCAAGTTGTGGTAGATGGACACTCGTCCATTGTTTTGAGGACTTTCCATCTGCAAACAATATGCTGCAAGATATGAGTACGACAGAAATTAGATGAAACTTATGTGCAAATCTTAACATGTGTTTCCGTGTGTGCATGTGCATTTGCGTGTGTACATATACATGTGTCATGAGAAAATAAATGATAGTGCTATTCAAATCTGAGTGTGTGTGCGCGCACGTATTTGCATTTCCTAAAGAGAGAGATGGGACAACCAGAGGAGATAGATAATAGGCGAGCATTGATGGGTTGAGACTTCTGCACGTATTTGCCTTTTCTAAAGAGAGAGATGAGACCACCAGAGGAGATACTTAATCGGCTAGCGTTGATGGGTTGATTGTCTCCACTTACGACAATCAGTCTTTTTCTATATTCTATTGGGTCTAGTTTCGCATTGTAGATAGCCAGGTCTCTAAGCCGATCATGCTGTCTAACAAAGTGTTCGATGTAGTAGTCATCCAGAATCTCTATATTCCTGTTAACAATCCAAACTCAGTCAGTTGCAACTTGCAGTTGTATATTATGGTAGGAGACACTCATGAATACAGACATTTTCAATGAGAATATTATACAGGAGAGACATAAAAGCTTGCGTACCTAGTGATCACAAGATTTGCCAGACCTCTGCTGGCGAGCTTGTGGAGGATCGTAATGGACAGAGAGTCCTCATCTAGGTTATATAACTCTGCCCACATATCAATGAAAGCAGCAGCAGAGATTCTTTGACCTTCAGGAAATGAAGCAAGGTCCATGAAACATTCCCTGATGATAGCCTCGTTGTCACCTAAGGCATCTATGCTACTTTGAAGACTAAGAAGCAACTCAGCGTCAGACTCAGAATCAGGAATAGAACCTTTAAACCAGTCTGCTAGGCTTGAACGCCAGAATTCTGTATCTTTTCCGCGAAGTGATTTCCCAATCACTGAAATGGCAAGCGGAAGTCCCTTACAGTGCTCTAGTACCTGCTGGTTAGTTGTACCAAATGATGTCAATTACTATCTGAGTTGCAAACCGAAAGTTCAAGTTTCTTATAACATCTCAATGGTTTCATGAAAATGGTGAATGACTACCTACTTATCTTCATTcttattttagttttagttcTTAGGTAAAATCATATGTGATTTGTGAATGATCATTTGCAGGTTCATATTGTAAAATGGGTGTTCGCTTCTGTATGTGTATACTTATCGTAAAAGatcaaaacattttcttttccCCACTTTGTTGCCCCTATAATTTGTGAGGCCTTGATAAGTATATATGTTGTGGATTGCATAGTGAGAAATAAAC
This is a stretch of genomic DNA from Malus domestica chromosome 02, GDT2T_hap1. It encodes these proteins:
- the LOC139192380 gene encoding probable disease resistance protein At5g66900, coding for MEQGLKIQVEELFAEADLVKWFTTLRKAVKDVKDKNTMFREPLENLDSKLEELNPLIENIENKYSTKKKKKEKGVPKLKDELDQPKWEVGKMVKQIENGNELVRKCSKRTPWNVFHALQLGDLKKCLNRLLSILKEEGIRNVFGKMVVSRENLGSFTTLADVTVGLDEPLRDLKNMLLRDNNVSMVVLNGFGGYGKTTLAIKFCEDKEVKAIFNKNIFLVPISKEPKLEVIQALRQRMAGPDDPLLLVLDDVWSNSESLLREFYDLKLKKCKILVTSRIKFRGFGTPYNLKPLNHKDSMTLLRHSASLGDISPDQDLLEEVLEHCKGLPLAISVIGKSLRGKDTEFWRSSLADWFKGSIPDSESDAELLLSLQSSIDALGDNEAIIRECFMDLASFPEGQRISAAAFIDMWAELYNLDEDSLSITILHKLASRGLANLVITRNIEILDDYYIEHFVRQHDRLRDLAIYNAKLDPIEYRKRLIVVSGDNQPINASRLSISSGGLISLFRKGKYVQKSQPINARLLSISSDGKSSKQWTSVHLPQLEVLVLNFTTENNAVPEFAQKFDKLKALIVTNYGSLPTELSNFHLLKSLSNLKRIRLERISIHSITKNFVPLKSLKKISLYMCNIGQAFCNCSIKISDAWPGLKEMNIDYCHDLRELPAELCDLVHMEILSITNCHKLSALPEEIGKLKNLEVLRLRSCTDLERLPVSIERLTKLYRLDMYNCFTIKELPKDIDKMSSLRMINVGQCLRLDELPVSVSVLDVQLEKVICDEEKKDLWELFIAREKIKVAKEQPNLNWLEMPPL